The proteins below come from a single Bacteroidia bacterium genomic window:
- a CDS encoding YceI family protein, whose amino-acid sequence MTKLKNVALLIVFALSSLQLLPAQTKWTVDKSHTDIRFTAVHYLISEVDGEFKEFEGSVTTNSEDFTGAEVEFVANVASINTDNERRDNHLKSDDFFNAEKYPELKFKGKIQKEGDKYHLVGDFTMRDVTKPIKFDVKYNGSVDLGERGKKAGFKITGVVDRFEYGIQFNRALETGGLVVSQEIQITCNVEMNLSKG is encoded by the coding sequence ATGACAAAATTGAAAAATGTAGCCTTACTTATAGTATTTGCATTAAGTAGCCTACAACTATTGCCAGCCCAAACTAAATGGACAGTGGACAAAAGTCACACAGATATCCGCTTTACTGCGGTACATTATCTAATCAGCGAAGTCGATGGGGAGTTCAAAGAATTTGAAGGATCTGTAACTACGAATTCAGAGGATTTTACCGGTGCCGAGGTTGAATTTGTTGCAAATGTCGCTTCAATAAATACCGATAATGAAAGGAGAGATAATCACCTCAAATCCGATGATTTTTTTAATGCGGAAAAATATCCGGAACTAAAATTCAAAGGAAAAATTCAAAAGGAAGGGGATAAATACCACCTGGTTGGAGATTTTACTATGCGAGATGTCACCAAGCCTATCAAGTTTGATGTAAAGTATAACGGATCCGTTGATCTTGGAGAAAGAGGTAAAAAGGCCGGATTTAAAATTACAGGAGTCGTTGATAGGTTCGAATACGGAATACAGTTTAACAGAGCCTTAGAAACTGGCGGTCTTGTAGTAAGTCAGGAGATTCAGATTACTTGTAATGTAGAGATGAATCTGTCGAAAGGATAG